From a region of the Triticum aestivum cultivar Chinese Spring chromosome 7D, IWGSC CS RefSeq v2.1, whole genome shotgun sequence genome:
- the LOC123165778 gene encoding uncharacterized protein, which translates to MFATAARWAAKKGKPKMAPIELTTAPEQAQSITRTIFDVVKEHGPLTISDVWEHVKDVGLRGLTSKRQMKIMLRWMREKQKLRLICDHDGPHKQFLYTTWFTNPKNAPQRPRRELNRENPKP; encoded by the exons ATGTTTGCGACGGCGGCGCGGTGGGCGGCGAAGAAGGGGAAGCCCAAGATGGCGCCGATCGAGCTCACGACGGCGCCGGAGCAGGCGCAGTCCATCACCCGCACCATCTTCGATGTCGTCAAGGAGCACGGCCCCCTCACCATCTCCGATGTTTGGGAGCACGTCAAG GACGTAGGGCTGAGGGGTTTGACAAGCAAGAGGCAGATGAAGATCATGCTGCGGTGGATGAGGGAGAAGCAGAAGCTCAGGCTCATCTGCGACCATGACGGACCTCACAAACAATTCCTCTACACGACATGGTTCACCAACCCCAAGAATGCGCCGCAGAGGCCCAGGAGGGAGCTCAACAGGGAGAATCCCAAGCCATGA